From a single Brassica oleracea var. oleracea cultivar TO1000 chromosome C5, BOL, whole genome shotgun sequence genomic region:
- the LOC106344410 gene encoding DEAD-box ATP-dependent RNA helicase 36 — protein sequence MESRNRTADKVIAKEHSVNMAEHKANVEKFKGKCHYCHKVEHKTTECRSKIIDEKHQANLTEEDLVAMVTKVNMVEGSNPKEWTMFNTYQESKTQEKLFIGNTAVSKIEGCGNVVLKMTSGREVTLTNVKHMRRIKFLMLGFQDELRTIFHCLPKSRQTLLFSTTITSNLQPLLEHSSNKAYFYEAYEGLKTVDTLKQQYIFLNKDAKELCINSQSMRLSALSKIKSGKIPILDIPTVDLVINYDIPRYPRDYVHRVGRTARAGRGGLAVSIITEVKGFRIQKRKAAEEKG from the exons ATGGAATCCAGAAACCGAACTGCTGACAAGGTCATTGCTAAGGAGCATAGTGTCAACATGGCTGAGCACAAAG CGAATGTGGAGAAGTTCAAGGGGAAGTGTCACTACTGCCACAAAGTGGAACACAAGACTACTGAGTGTCGCAGCAAGATCATAGACGAGAAGCATCAAGCAAATCTCACTGAGGAGGATCTCGTTGCAATGGTGACTAAGGTCAACATGGTTGAAGGCAGCAACCCCAAAGAATG GACGATGTTCAACACTTATCAGGAAAGCAAGACTCAGGAGAAGCTGTTCATTGGAAACACTGCAGTCTCCAAGATTGAAGGATGTGGCAATGTGGTTCTGAAGATGACATCTGGACGTGAAGTCACTCTGACGAATGTGAAGCAT ATGAGGCGGATAAAGTTCTTGATGTTGGGTTTCCAAGACGAGTTGCGTACTATCTTTCACTGCCTGCCCAAGAGTAGACAAACGTTGTTGTTCTCCACTACAATCACAAGTAACTTACAGCCATTGCTCGAACATTCTTCAAACAAAGCTTATTTCTATGAAGCCTATGAAGGTTTAAAGACGGTTGATACTCTCAAGCAGCAGTACATCTTCTTGAACAAAGATGCCAAAGAA CTTTGCATTAATTCTCAGTCTATGCGGCTCTCTGCACTCAGTAAAATCAAGTCCGGGAAAATACCGATATTGGACATTCCTACTGTTGACCTTGTAATCAACTATGACATTCCAAG ATATCCAAGGGATTATGTTCATCGTGTTGGACGTACAGCTAGAGCTGGTAGAGGTGGACTAGCTGTAAGCATTATCACTGAG GTAAAGGGATTTAGGATACAAAAGAGAAAAGCTGCCGAAGAAAAAGGATAA
- the LOC106343761 gene encoding uncharacterized protein LOC106343761, with the protein MTSVVNNKKRVRISSPGSDSDDRVEESEKKDNACYVCDGKDDWVLVCHGEQCLISIHQSCTCDEPDFDEFGNFFCPYCWYKRLVLKSLKLREKLLGIDKSGVSENVAEVNVSQGRRECDESYEKFMAMEKDQRMKEVAAETQSQELGGGFSEKNHIAEEDEQREHHPISTDNVQELALVIHQPIVAQPFRSVPPPKIGTALHDPKQRKRKRVFWTQAEEQMLRVGVEKFPGIRNIPWRKILEFGRDVFHEDRVPSDLKDKWKMINKMCGKPSLD; encoded by the coding sequence ATGACTAGTGTCGTTAATAATAAGAAGAGAGTTAGAATTTCATCTCCTGGCTCCGACTCGGACGATAGAGTTGAAGAAAGCGAAAAGAAGGATAATGCTTGTTACGTGTGTGACGGAAAAGACGATTGGGTTTTAGTATGTCATGGAGAGCAATGTCTTATATCCATTCATCAAAGCTGTACATGTGATGAGCCCGACTTTGATGAATTCGGTAATTTCTTTTGCCCTTATTGTTGGTACAAGCGTCTTGTTCTCAAGTCCTTGAAGCTAAGAGAGAAGCTTTTAGGGATAGACAAGTCTGGGGTTAGTGAGAATGTAGCTGAGGTAAATGTTTCACAAGGTAGAAGGGAATGTGATGAATCGTATGAGAAATTCATGGCGATGGAGAAGGATCAGAGAATGAAAGAAGTTGCGGCCGAAACTCAGTCTCAGGAGCTGGGAGGAGGATTTAGTGAGAAGAATCACATTGCTGAAGAGGATGAACAACGAGAGCATCATCCTATCTCTACAGACAATGTTCAAGAGTTAGCTTTGGTCATCCACCAGCCAATCGTAGCACAGCCTTTCCGCTCAGTCCCTCCTCCAAAAATCGGAACTGCGCTTCATGATCCCAAGCAAAGAAAACGTAAAAGAGTATTTTGGACGCAGGCAGAAGAACAAATGCTTAGGGTTGGTGTGGAGAAATTCCCTGGAATCAGGAATATTCCATGGCGCAAGATCTTGGAGTTTGGTCGGGATGTGTTTCACGAAGACCGGGTTCCAAGTGACCTCAAGGACAAGTGGAAAATGATTAACAAAATGTGTGGCAAGCCTTCTCTCGACTGA
- the LOC106343760 gene encoding uncharacterized protein LOC106343760 encodes MPMERSYSNARMANSFMYWNDCVDPDDLEAMWMDPAVRAEWIEVGETKGQKVHLSRDPDGQPYLTQTEMKAVADITVRRHFDSILDPEMICAIAELESDRKPLIMRYNKKTKETGLGILQVFAKTAEWLAGGQGYQEYNVDDNPDLLHKPFINVYFAAAYLKWLTDYQNNQRSEEFVVRAYNGGTKKATHKSTLPYWKRYLAVKEALPSRKHVDAGPSSFHPTNPTSPGSNTNFTYWDSRASPEDMEDMWNHPEVCKEWTKSKEERGKVRFSQDSEKRPYLSRGEMKAVAEIIVSEYFSTKGIKVPLVCAVADTVSMRFVNGTGKKVGILGVDYKTAAWLNTELGYRAYRVDSADDLTKPFVSMYFGVAYLVWLSEYEGRERSNQFIIQAYIKGPEHVDLEASSCPLWLKFEQALSYYEEPKRDTGGCIIL; translated from the exons ATGCCAATGGAAAGGTCGTACAGCAATGCAAGAATGGCGAATAGTTTCATGTACTGGAATGATTGTGTTGACCCGGATGATTTAGAGGCAATGTGGATGGATCCTGCGGTGAGAGCTGAATGGATAGAGGTTGGGGAGACTAAAGGGCAGAAGGTTCACCTCTCAAGGGATCCTGATGGACAGCCTTATCTCACACAGACTGAGATGAAG GCTGTTGCTGATATTACTGTACGAAGACACTTTGATTCAATACTGGATCCG GAAATGATATGCGCAATTGCGGAGCTTGAAAGTGACCGGAAGCCTCTCATTATGCGGTACAACAAAAAGACCAAGGAAACTGGCTTAGGGATTTTACAAGTTTTTGCAAAGACAGCAGAGTGGTTGGCTGG AGGACAAGGCTATCAGGAATATAATGTGGATGACAATCCTGATCTTCTTCACAAGCCCTTTATAAATGTATATTTTGCGGCGGCTTACCTGAAATGGTTGACAGACTATCAGAATAA CCAGAGAAGTGAAGAGTTTGTTGTCAGAGCCTATAATGGTGGGACAAAAAAGGCGACTCACAAGTCTACACTACCATATTGGAAACGATACCTTGCAGTGAAAGAGGCTCTCCCTTCAAG AAAACATGTCGATGCTGGTCCTTCAAGCTTTCATCCTACTAATCCCACTTCACCTGGATCAA ACACCAATTTCACATACTGGGACTCTAGAGCCTCCCCTGAAGATATGGAAGACATGTGGAATCATCCCGAAGTATGTAAAGAGTGGACAAAATCCAAAGAAGAAAGAGGAAAGGTTCGTTTCTCACAAGATAGTGAAAAGAGGCCTTACCTTTCTCGAGGGGAAATGAAG GCTGTTGCAGAAATAATCGTTTCAGAGTACTTCAGCACAAAAGGAATTAAAGTT CCTCTTGTTTGCGCTGTTGCTGATACTGTGAGCATGAGGTTTGTGAACGGTACTGGGAAGAAGGTGGGGATTCTTGGAGTGGACTACAAAACTGCTGCCTGGTTAAACAC GGAGCTAGGATACCGAGCATACAGAGTCGATTCAGCAGACGATCTAACCAAACCATTTGTTTCTATGTACTTCGGTGTAGCCTATTTGGTTTGGTTATCCGAGTATGAAGGAAG GGAGAGAAGCAATCAGTTCATTATCCAAGCTTATATCAAAGGTCCTGAGCATGTCGATCTTGAGGCATCATCATGTCCACTCTGGCTCAAGTTCGAGCAAGCTCTGAGTTACTATGAAGAGCCCAAGAG GGATACGGGAGGCTGCATTATCCTATAA
- the LOC106292581 gene encoding glyceraldehyde-3-phosphate dehydrogenase GAPCP2, chloroplastic isoform X2 yields the protein MAFSSLLRSAATSAAAPRVELYTSPSYDHFQVTSSLGFSHNLTSSRFSGAAVSTDSSSSLHVQPIKATATEAPPAVYRPRSSGKTKVGINGFGRIGRLVLRIATFRDDIEVVAVNDPFIDAKYMAYMFKYDSTHGNYKGTINVLDDSTLEINGKEVKVVSKRDPAEIPWADLGADYVVESSGVFTTLAKASSHLKGGAKKVIISAPSADAPMFVVGVNERTYRPNMDIVSNASCTTNCLAPLAKVVHEEFGILEGLMTTVHATTATQKTVDGPSMKDWRGGRGASQNIIPSSTGAAKAVGKVLPELNGKLTGMAFRVPTPNVSVVDLTCRLEKDASYEDVKAAIKFASEGPLRGIMGYTEEDVVSSDFVGDSRSSIFDANAGIGLSKSFMKLVSWYDNEWGYSNRVLDLIEHMALVSAIR from the exons ATGGCCTTCTCTTCACTTCTCAGATCTGCCGCCACTTCCGCCGCCGCGCCTCGTGTCGAGCTTTATACATCTCCATCGTACGATCATTTTCAG GTCACGTCAAGTCTTGGATTTAGTCACAACCTGACCTCGTCCAGATTCTCCGGTGCTGCGGTTTCAACTGACTCATCTTCATCTTTACA TGTGCAACCTATCAAGGCGACAGCTACAGAAGCACCTCCTGCTGTCTACA GGCCAAGGAGCAGTGGAAAGACTAAGGTCGGGATCAATG GTTTTGGTCGGATTGGAAGGTTGGTCCTTCGTATCGCAACTTTCAGAGATGATATTGAGGTTGTAGCAGTCAACGACCCATTCATAGACGCCAAGTACATG GCTTACATGTTCAAGTATGATTCTACTCATGGAAATTACAAAGGAACCATCAATGTACTTGACGATTCTACTTTGGAGATCAATGGAAAAGAGGTCAAAGTTGTCAGCAAGAG AGACCCAGCTGAGATCCCTTGGGCTGATCTTGGAGCTGATTATGTTGTTGAATCTTCCGGAGTATTCACCACCCTTGCAAAAGCTTCGTCACATTTGAAG GGTGGCGCCAAGAAAGTCATCATCTCTGCCCCTTCAGCGGACGCACCAATGTTTGTTGTTGGAGTAAATGAGAGGACATACAGACCTAACATGGATATTGTCTCTAATGCCAGCTGTACCACCAATTGTCTTGCACCTCTTGCTAAG GTGGTGCATGAGGAATTTGGAATTCTTGAAGGCTTGATGACAACAGTTCATGCGACCACAG CAACTCAGAAAACTGTGGACGGCCCATCAATGAAGGACTGGAGAGGAGGCCGAGGTGCCAGTCAAAACATCATTCCTAGCTCAACCGGCGCTGCAAAG GCTGTTGGTAAGGTTCTTCCAGAACTCAATGGAAAACTAACGGGAATGGCTTTCCGTGTTCCAACACCAAATGTTTCTGTTGTGGATTTAACTTGTCGGCTTGAGAAGGATGCATCGTACGAAGATGTTAAGGCAGCCATCAA GTTTGCTTCAGAAGGACCACTTAGGGGAATTATGGGGTACACAGAAGAAGATGTCGTCTCCAGCGATTTTGTCGGAGATTCAAG GTCAAGTATCTTCGATGCTAATGCTGGGATTGGATTAAGCAAGTCCTTCATGAAACTTGTATCCTGGTATGACAACGAATGGGGTTACAG CAACCGAGTCCTTGACCTGATAGAGCATATGGCGTTAGTTTCAGCCATCCGCTAA
- the LOC106292581 gene encoding glyceraldehyde-3-phosphate dehydrogenase GAPCP2, chloroplastic isoform X1, which yields MAFSSLLRSAATSAAAPRVELYTSPSYDHFQVTSSLGFSHNLTSSRFSGAAVSTDSSSSLQICNARSVQPIKATATEAPPAVYRPRSSGKTKVGINGFGRIGRLVLRIATFRDDIEVVAVNDPFIDAKYMAYMFKYDSTHGNYKGTINVLDDSTLEINGKEVKVVSKRDPAEIPWADLGADYVVESSGVFTTLAKASSHLKGGAKKVIISAPSADAPMFVVGVNERTYRPNMDIVSNASCTTNCLAPLAKVVHEEFGILEGLMTTVHATTATQKTVDGPSMKDWRGGRGASQNIIPSSTGAAKAVGKVLPELNGKLTGMAFRVPTPNVSVVDLTCRLEKDASYEDVKAAIKFASEGPLRGIMGYTEEDVVSSDFVGDSRSSIFDANAGIGLSKSFMKLVSWYDNEWGYSNRVLDLIEHMALVSAIR from the exons ATGGCCTTCTCTTCACTTCTCAGATCTGCCGCCACTTCCGCCGCCGCGCCTCGTGTCGAGCTTTATACATCTCCATCGTACGATCATTTTCAG GTCACGTCAAGTCTTGGATTTAGTCACAACCTGACCTCGTCCAGATTCTCCGGTGCTGCGGTTTCAACTGACTCATCTTCATCTTTACA AATATGCAATGCGAGAAGTGTGCAACCTATCAAGGCGACAGCTACAGAAGCACCTCCTGCTGTCTACA GGCCAAGGAGCAGTGGAAAGACTAAGGTCGGGATCAATG GTTTTGGTCGGATTGGAAGGTTGGTCCTTCGTATCGCAACTTTCAGAGATGATATTGAGGTTGTAGCAGTCAACGACCCATTCATAGACGCCAAGTACATG GCTTACATGTTCAAGTATGATTCTACTCATGGAAATTACAAAGGAACCATCAATGTACTTGACGATTCTACTTTGGAGATCAATGGAAAAGAGGTCAAAGTTGTCAGCAAGAG AGACCCAGCTGAGATCCCTTGGGCTGATCTTGGAGCTGATTATGTTGTTGAATCTTCCGGAGTATTCACCACCCTTGCAAAAGCTTCGTCACATTTGAAG GGTGGCGCCAAGAAAGTCATCATCTCTGCCCCTTCAGCGGACGCACCAATGTTTGTTGTTGGAGTAAATGAGAGGACATACAGACCTAACATGGATATTGTCTCTAATGCCAGCTGTACCACCAATTGTCTTGCACCTCTTGCTAAG GTGGTGCATGAGGAATTTGGAATTCTTGAAGGCTTGATGACAACAGTTCATGCGACCACAG CAACTCAGAAAACTGTGGACGGCCCATCAATGAAGGACTGGAGAGGAGGCCGAGGTGCCAGTCAAAACATCATTCCTAGCTCAACCGGCGCTGCAAAG GCTGTTGGTAAGGTTCTTCCAGAACTCAATGGAAAACTAACGGGAATGGCTTTCCGTGTTCCAACACCAAATGTTTCTGTTGTGGATTTAACTTGTCGGCTTGAGAAGGATGCATCGTACGAAGATGTTAAGGCAGCCATCAA GTTTGCTTCAGAAGGACCACTTAGGGGAATTATGGGGTACACAGAAGAAGATGTCGTCTCCAGCGATTTTGTCGGAGATTCAAG GTCAAGTATCTTCGATGCTAATGCTGGGATTGGATTAAGCAAGTCCTTCATGAAACTTGTATCCTGGTATGACAACGAATGGGGTTACAG CAACCGAGTCCTTGACCTGATAGAGCATATGGCGTTAGTTTCAGCCATCCGCTAA
- the LOC106343951 gene encoding metal tolerance protein 10, with the protein MATEHIIRTSDQYNVELLPSDEDAPPLSSSWRLSLDTFRLPSSSSSTGRHDGRTRFFRYFRTPRKERKVSEYYKKQERLLEGFNEMESIHETGFASGAPTDEEMKKLAKSERLAVHISNATNLVLFVAKVYASMESRSMAVIASTLDSLLDLLSGFILWFTANAMRKPNHFHYPIGKRRMQPVGIIVFASVMATLGLQVLLESGRQLVSKSGIHMNSTEEKWMIGIMVSVTIVKFLLMLYCRGFQNEIVRAYAQDHLFDVVTNSIGLATAVLAVKFYWWIDPSGAILIALYTIGTWARTVLENVHSLIGRSAPPDFLAKLTFLIWNHHEQIKHIDTVRAYTFGSHYFVEVDIVLPEDMRLQEAHNIGETLQEKLEQLAEVERAFVHIDFEFTHRPEHKYS; encoded by the exons ATGGCCACGGAGCATATAATCCGTACGTCGGACCAATACAATGTCGAGCTTTTACCTAGCGATGAAGATGCGCCGCCGCTTTCGTCGTCCTGGCGTCTCAGCCTCGACACTTTTCGACTTCCTTCTTCCTCGTCGTCCACCGGCCGTCACGACGGTCGTACTCGCTTTTTCCGCTACTTCCGTACTCCCA GGAAGGAGCGCAAAGTCTCTGAATACTACAAGAAGCAAGAGAGGCTCCTCGAGGGCTTCAACGAGATGGAGTCTATCCATGAAACCGGTTTTGCTTCTGGAGCTCCAACTGAT GAAGAAATGAAGAAGCTTGCAAAGAGTGAGAGACTGGCTGTTCACATCTCCAACGCTACTAATTTGGTGCTTTTTGTGGCCAAAGTGTATGCCTCTATGGAGAGTAGATCCATGGCTGTGATTGCTTCAACTCTGGACTCTCTCTTGGATCTCTTGTCTGGTTTTATTCTCTGGTTTACAGCTAATGCCATGAGAAAACCAAACCATTTTCATTATCCTATTGGCAAACGACGAATGCAACCTGTG GGCATCATTGTGTTCGCTTCCGTAATGGCAACTCTTGGACTGCAAGTTTTGTTAGAGTCAGGAAGGCAACTAGTCTCCAAG AGTGGTATTCATATGAATAGCACAGAGGAGAAATGGATGATAGGAATCATGGTCTCTGTCACCATAGTGAAGTTCCTCCTCATGCTTTACTGCAGAGGTTTTCAGAACGAGATTGTTAGAGCCTACGCTCAGGATCACCTCTTTGACGTTGTCACCAATTCAATCGGCTTGGCAACAGCTGTCTTAGCAGTCAAATTCTACTGGTGGATTGATCCCTCTGGTGCTATACTT ATAGCTTTGTACACCATTGGAACATGGGCAAGAACCGTACTAGAGAACGTCCACTCGCTGATCGGACGCTCAGCCCCTCCAGACTTCTTGGCGAAACTGACATTCTTGATATGGAACCATCACGAACAAATCAAGCATATTGACACAGTCAGAGCCTACACTTTTGGATCACACTACTTTGTCGAGGTGGACATTGTTTTGCCAGAGGACATGAGACTGCAAGAGGCTCACAACATAGGGGAGACTCTTCAGGAGAAGCTCGAGCAACTTGCTGAGGTGGAACGAGCCTTTGTTCACATAGACTTTGAGTTCACTCATCGTCCTGAACACAAGTATAGTTAG
- the LOC106296171 gene encoding uncharacterized protein LOC106296171 encodes MSFLLSNLSPSILLQTGKSPNLRPIFTPSQSPSSSTGYVFDEDSLSTLSLSSVQSPPLQDAQVKTKPTPQDKHNHDRDEFYINLGLAVRTLREDLPLIFAKDLNYDIYRDDVTFVDPMNTFSGIENYKLIFWALRFHGKILFRDISLEIFRVWQPSENMILIRWTLKGVPRVPWEAKGEFQGTSRYKLDRNGKIYEHKVDNLAFNFPHQLKPAASVLDLVTASPASSPHPTFFSGPVDSCSSSWIEFYQAVRRTVDKTDDMLVTDRLITCS; translated from the exons ATGTCTTTTCTTCTCTCTAATCTATCACCTTCGATACTTCTTCAAACCGGAAAATCCCCAAACCTTAGACCCATCTTCACTCCATCTCAATCGCCATCGTCTTCAACAGGCTACGTGTTTGATGAAGATAGTCTCTCTACACTTTCCCTTTCTTCCGTCCAGTCTCCTCCTCTTCAAGATGCGCAGGTTAAGACAAAACCCACTCCTCAAGACAAGCATAACCACGACAGAGATGAGTTCTACATCAATCTCGGTCTCGCTGTCCGTACGCTTCGTGAAGATTTGCCTTTGATCTTCGCTAAAGATCTAAACTACGACATTTACAG GGATGATGTAACGTTTGTGGATCCAATGAACACATTCAGTGGGATTGAGAACTACAAGTTGATCTTCTGGGCACTCAGGTTTCACGGGAAGATATTGTTCAGAGACATCTCACTTGAGATTTTCAGGGTATGGCAACCATCAGAGAACATGATTCTCATCAGGTGGACTCTCAAGGGAGTGCCTAGAGTTCCATGGGAAGCTAAAGGAGAGTTTCAAGGCACTTCTCGGTATAAACTCGACCGTAATGGCAAAATCTATGAGCATAAAGTCGATAACTTGGCCTTCAACTTCCCTCATCAGCTCAAACCCGCAGCTTCGGTTTTGGATTTGGTCACTGCTTCCCCTGCAAGTAGTCCCCATCCAACCTTCTTTTCCGGTCCTGTCGACTCGTGTTCATCTTCATGGATCGAGTTCTACCAAGCGGTGAGGCGGACAGTGGACAAGACAGATGATATGCTTGTGACAGACAGACTAATCACATGCTCGTAG
- the LOC106344411 gene encoding putative cyclin-B3-1 translates to MLLLQALNPALGYYLSTQTKVSPVTRGILINWLIEVHSKFDLMHETLYLTMNLLDRYLSQVPVQKNEMQLIGLTALLLASKYEDYWHPRIKDLISISAETYTREQILGMERIMLKQLKFRLNEATPYVFMLRFLKAAQSNKKLQQLSFYLIELCLVEYEALKFKPSLLCASAIYVARCTLHMAPVWTALLISHTHYNVSQMKDCSDMILRFHKAAKTGKLRVTYDKYMKSERSNVAVLKPLDKLPL, encoded by the exons ATGCTGCTTCTGCAGGCGTTAAATCCAGCTTTGGGATACTACTTGTCAACTCAGACAAAAGTTAGTCCTGTTACGCGTGGAATTTTGATAAATTGGCTTATCGAA GTTCATTCCAAATTTGATCTGATGCATGAGACTCTCTACCTCACAATGAATTTATTGGATCGCTACCTCTCCCAAGTTCCAGTACAGAAAAATGAGATGCAATTGATTGGTCTTACTGCGCTCTTACTAGCCTCTAAATACGAGGACTATTGGCATCCTAGG ATCAAAGACTTGATTAGCATCTCCGCAGAAACTTACACAAGAGAACAAATCCTGGGAATG GAGAGGATTATGCTCAAACAGTTAAAGTTCCGTTTGAATGAAGCGACCCCTTACGTTTTCATGTTGAGGTTCCTAAAAGCTGCTCAATCAAACAAGAAG CTTCAACAACTCTCCTTCTACCTAATAGAGCTGTGCTTGGTTGAGTATGAAGCTTTGAAGTTCAAGCCTTCGTTGCTCTGCGCATCAGCCATCTATGTAGCACGCTGCACTTTACATATGGCTCCAGTTTGGACCGCGCTCCTAATCAGCCATACCCACTACAATGTCTCCCAAATGAA GGATTGTTCTGACATGATCCTAAGGTTCCATAAAGCTGCGAAGACAGGAAAACTGAGGGTCACTTATGACAAGTACATGAAATCAGAACGAAGTAACGTCGCAGTCTTGAAACCCTTGGACAAGCTTCCACTCTAA